The DNA segment TTGCGAAAATGGTGTGAAATTTAGGGCTAATCTACTACAGCCCCTAATTTTATTATTTATCTTTAACCTAATATCAATTGGTTCTATTTTCTTTTTAAAAATGAACTCATCTGATGAAGATTTTAATGAATTATCTGAATATTATGCTGAGGCAAGTGAGAATAATTATTGGAAAAGGTGCAATGAGATATACAGAAATACGCTCTATATAATATACTTACCTTAATCAAGGCGAAAAACCTTAAATATACTAACTAAAATTGGATCATAAAATATATCTATGAAAAAAACTTATATTATAATCCCAATATTATTTATTTCTTCCTGTACAACTACGCCTACGGAAACTCCGCAAAATACACAGCATTGGGCCGTATTGCAGAACCAAGAAACAAACCTTTATAACATAGATAATAAATTATTTCGTAGTGAGCAACTCACCTCAGAAAACTATGATTTAATTCAAAAACACAATATAAAAACCATTGTCAATTTACGTTTTTTTGATCGTAATGAAGATAAGAATGCTTTTCAGCATACCAATTTAAAACTTATCAATACCCCATTACTATCTTGGGCAATAACGCCTAAAGAAGTCGCTAATGTACTATGGGAAATTGAACAAGCACAAAATCAAGGTGCGGTATTAGTGCATTGTTATCATGGCGCAGATCGTACAGGCCTAATCTCTGCAATGTATCGAATCATATATCAAAATTGGGAGCCTAACGAAGCAAAACGAGAAATGATTGAAGGGCCGTATGGCTTCCACTCAATTTGGAAAAACATTGAAGGATTTTTTACCCCAGATAATATTAATCAAGTTAGAGAAAATCTAATTCAATTAAGAATGAATAAAAACTAGAATAATCCTTTAACCAAAATCGCCCCTTAATAAGTTGCCTCTTAGTTCAACTTTTGGGGGCAGAGCCCTTTTAGGAAAATTTCAGCAAAACACTAGAAAATTATTGCCTTATTTTTCAGCATTTAACTGTATTTGAGTGTGAAAGATTTGCAATTCCGTGGGGCTTGGGGCATAATGCGGGCGTTCTGTTGCTAGATTTGGTGGCAGATGTTATGGAAACCTTCTCGGTTC comes from the Avibacterium avium genome and includes:
- a CDS encoding fused DSP-PTPase phosphatase/NAD kinase-like protein; this encodes MKKTYIIIPILFISSCTTTPTETPQNTQHWAVLQNQETNLYNIDNKLFRSEQLTSENYDLIQKHNIKTIVNLRFFDRNEDKNAFQHTNLKLINTPLLSWAITPKEVANVLWEIEQAQNQGAVLVHCYHGADRTGLISAMYRIIYQNWEPNEAKREMIEGPYGFHSIWKNIEGFFTPDNINQVRENLIQLRMNKN